ACCCGGACCACGTGATGTACGTGTGGGTCGACGCGCTGACCAACTACATCACCTCCTGCGGCTTCCCCGCCGAACCGGAGCGCTTCGCGGCCCAGTGGCCGGCGGACCTCCACGTCATCGGCAAGGACATCATCCGCTTCCACACCATCTACTGGCCGGCCTTCCTGATGAGCGCGGGGCTGGCGCTCCCCAAACGGGTCTTCGGCCACGGCTTCCTCTACAATGCCGGCGAGAAGATGAGTAAGTCGATCGGCAACGTGCTCGATCCGTTCGACCTCGTCGAGGCGTTCGGGCTCGACCCGCTGCGCCACTATCTCCTGCGCGAGGTGCCGTTCGGCCAGGACGGCAACTACTCGGTCGAGGGCTTCATCAACCGCGTCAACGCCGACCTCGCCAACGACATCGGCAACCTGGCGCAGCGGTCGCTGTCGATGATCGCCAAGCACTGCGACGGCGCGATGCCGGCGTTCGAACCGCTGGCGCCGCAGGACGAAGCGCTGCTCGAGCGGGTGAGGGCGCTCCCCGACATCTGCCGCAAGGCGGTGGACCAGCAGGCGCTGCACCAGGCGCTGGCGGCGATCTTCGAGGTCGTGTCCGAGGCGAATCGCTACTTCGCCGGCGAGGCGCCCTGGGCGCTGCGCAAGACCGACCCGGCGCGCATGGCCGTCGTCCTCGCCGTCACGGCCGAAGCGCTGCGCTGGTTCGCGATCCTGCTCCTGCCGTTCGTCCCGACGACGGCGAGCGCGCTCCTCGATCTTCTCGCCGTCCCCGAGGGTGCCCGCACGATCGAGTGGCTGCCGCGCGCGGTCCCCGCCGGGACGCCGCTGCCGGCGCCCACACCCATCGTCCCCAAATTGGAAGAGCCGGCCGCGTGAGGCTCGTCGACAGCCACTGCCACCTCGACTTCCCCGACTTCGAAGACCTCCCGCCGTTCCTAGAGCGGGCGCGCGCGCGCGGTGTCGAGCGGTTCGTCACCATCTCCACCCGCATGAAGACGTTCGACGGGCTGCGGCGCATCGTGGCCGCGCACGAGGACGTCTACTGCTCGGTCGGTGTCCACTGCCTCAACGCCCACGAGGAGCCGGACGTGACGACCGAGGCGCTCAT
This portion of the Acuticoccus sp. I52.16.1 genome encodes:
- the metG gene encoding methionine--tRNA ligase; the encoded protein is MSQQFTITTAISYPNGAPHIGHAYELIATDAIARFKRLDGYTVHFSTGTDEHGQKMVETAAKEGIPVAELADRNTGLFRKMAEVLGSSHDDFISTREPRHIEASQAIWEKMVAAGDIYLGNYGGWYSVRDEAFFGENELTEKDGQKFAPTGAPVAWMEEPSYFFRLSAFQDRLLALYDENLDFIAPATRRNEVVAFVKSGLKDLSISRTTMDWGVPVPGDPDHVMYVWVDALTNYITSCGFPAEPERFAAQWPADLHVIGKDIIRFHTIYWPAFLMSAGLALPKRVFGHGFLYNAGEKMSKSIGNVLDPFDLVEAFGLDPLRHYLLREVPFGQDGNYSVEGFINRVNADLANDIGNLAQRSLSMIAKHCDGAMPAFEPLAPQDEALLERVRALPDICRKAVDQQALHQALAAIFEVVSEANRYFAGEAPWALRKTDPARMAVVLAVTAEALRWFAILLLPFVPTTASALLDLLAVPEGARTIEWLPRAVPAGTPLPAPTPIVPKLEEPAA